In a single window of the Desulfovibrio mangrovi genome:
- a CDS encoding tetratricopeptide repeat protein: MSILRRFWPGVSGKRSGNTILSPVRGTPPGERDTRAAIHELSQAVRNDPDAVEIYLALGNLFRSQGEIERAVQIRSNLIVRPGLDDKFKARAYFELGHDYKRGGFMDRAMQAFEQARKLGGETEDLLRSMARLSAETGNFQNASSLYGKLNHRIAQAHYMVRHAEELYDSGAVSDSKRLLSKALKVYSGSVEAWLALISLATTDREWKKTGSLLTEALRAVAPSMRFLLLEGMIGFAPSKADIGTEDDAQFTANLCKVIMPAIEAQEPDLILQYYGALFLLRCGNPEEANAWLAKTMVLCPDFWAARLELLGLSMDDQPLSPVFRNHLAFFVDQAKKVKRFVCSSCGMRRSNTFYVCPRCRSWHSAAFRVSLQD, from the coding sequence GTGTCCATTCTGCGACGTTTCTGGCCCGGCGTTTCCGGAAAACGCTCAGGGAACACCATCCTTTCTCCTGTCCGGGGTACTCCGCCAGGTGAACGGGATACACGAGCCGCCATACATGAGCTTTCTCAGGCTGTTCGCAACGATCCGGACGCCGTGGAGATATACCTTGCCCTCGGCAACCTGTTCCGTTCGCAGGGCGAAATTGAGCGCGCCGTCCAGATACGAAGCAATTTGATCGTTCGCCCGGGCCTTGATGATAAATTCAAGGCCCGGGCCTATTTTGAACTCGGCCACGACTACAAACGCGGCGGATTCATGGATCGGGCCATGCAGGCCTTTGAGCAGGCCAGAAAGCTCGGCGGCGAAACGGAAGATTTGCTTCGCTCCATGGCGCGCCTCTCCGCCGAGACCGGCAACTTCCAGAACGCATCCTCCCTTTACGGCAAACTGAACCACCGCATCGCACAGGCCCACTACATGGTCCGTCATGCGGAGGAACTCTACGATTCCGGAGCTGTTTCAGACAGCAAACGCCTGTTGAGCAAGGCACTGAAAGTCTACAGCGGATCTGTGGAGGCATGGCTCGCGCTTATCTCGCTGGCGACGACAGACCGGGAGTGGAAGAAGACCGGCTCCCTGCTGACGGAGGCCCTACGGGCCGTTGCGCCCTCCATGCGCTTTCTGCTGCTTGAAGGCATGATCGGCTTTGCCCCATCCAAGGCAGACATCGGCACGGAAGATGATGCCCAGTTTACCGCCAACCTCTGCAAAGTGATCATGCCCGCCATAGAAGCACAGGAGCCCGACCTCATTCTCCAGTACTACGGAGCTCTGTTCCTTCTACGCTGCGGTAATCCTGAAGAGGCAAATGCATGGCTTGCCAAGACCATGGTGCTGTGTCCCGATTTCTGGGCTGCACGCCTTGAGTTGCTGGGACTGTCCATGGACGACCAGCCTCTTTCGCCTGTCTTCCGCAACCACCTCGCCTTCTTTGTCGATCAGGCCAAAAAGGTGAAGCGTTTCGTCTGCAGCAGTTGCGGTATGCGGCGCTCAAATACCTTCTATGTCTGTCCGCGTTGCCGCAGCTGGCATTCCGCCGCTTTCAGAGTCTCGCTGCAAGACTGA